A stretch of the Papaver somniferum cultivar HN1 chromosome 6, ASM357369v1, whole genome shotgun sequence genome encodes the following:
- the LOC113286388 gene encoding uncharacterized protein LOC113286388 has product MKMGSDQREKCVQFSKEIMELEYGKRRAEDEMEIWKKKFKDSECGKQRVEDDMEVWKEEFTDSECVNQRAKDEIEIWKQEIEGLESERTRADVEINLLKIKCMELEIQAGEMLNHGAELEDCKAKCHGLWVELKEKEVVCIDLHH; this is encoded by the coding sequence ATGAAGATGGGAAGTGATCAGAGGGAGAAATGTGTTCAGTTCAGTAAGGAGATTATGGAATTGGAGTATGGAAAACGAAGAGCAGAAGATGAAATGGAgatttggaagaagaaatttaaggATTCAGAGTGTGGGAAACAAAGAGTAGAAGATGATATGGAGGTTTGGAAGGAGGAATTTACGGATTCGGAGTGTGTGAACCAAAGAGCAAAAGATGAAATAGAGATTTGGAAGCAGGAAATTGAGGGACTGGAGTCTGAGAGAACAAGAGCAGATGTTGAAATTAACCTTTTAAAGATCAAGTGTATGGAATTAGAGATTCAAGCAGGGGAGATGCTGAATCATGGAGCTGAATTGGAAGATTGTAAAGCCAAGTGTCATGGTTTGTGGGTAGAGCTTAAAGAGAAGGAAGTTGTATGCATTGATCTTCATCATTAG